Proteins encoded together in one Solanum lycopersicum chromosome 7, SLM_r2.1 window:
- the LOC101267821 gene encoding pathogenesis-related protein PR-1-like gives MNSYYFFAPLLLLSIFSTTINALTQQQSNYAMQAYTNYYKNNNNNLIQQFLAPQNAARSMLRLKPLVWDKKLENYAKWYANQRRYDCELQHSNGPYGENIFWGGGDGWSPIQAVAAWVGERRSYNYGYNSCSGEQECGHYTQIVWRETRRIGCAKVTCYNGLGVFMTCNYDPPGNYIGERPY, from the coding sequence atgaattcttaCTATTTTTTTGCCCCTCTTTTGTTACTATCAATTTTTTCAACAACCATCAATGCCCTCACTCAACAACAAAGTAACTATGCAATGCAAGCATACACAAACTATTACaagaacaacaataataatttgatTCAACAATTTTTGGCTCCTCAAAATGCAGCTCGTTCAATGCTTAGGCTAAAACCATTAGTATGGGACAAAAAATTGGAGAATTATGCAAAATGGTATGCAAATCAAAGAAGGTATGATTGTGAATTGCAACATTCTAATGGACCTTACggcgaaaatattttttgggggGGAGGGGATGGTTGGTCGCCAATCCAGGCTGTAGCAGCGTGGGTTGGCGAACGACGATCGTACAACTATGGTTACAATAGTTGTAGTGGGGAACAAGAATGTGGACACTATACACAAATAGTGTGGAGAGAGACTAGAAGAATTGGTTGTGCAAAAGTTACTTGTTATAATGGATTGGGTGTTTTTATGACTTGCAATTATGATCCACCAGGTAATTACATTGGTGAAAGACCTTACTAA